The following coding sequences lie in one Anoplolepis gracilipes chromosome 4, ASM4749672v1, whole genome shotgun sequence genomic window:
- the LOC140664865 gene encoding SET and MYND domain-containing protein 4: MYSGRNVVEMRWDSVIDYLNHILEPNKLQNDIKNMKCESELMSRLLTNQQVTKFLSSWLSKLYDKKETRKERKNLETSMSYKSEGNKKFQSKNYITSLKLYTKSAVYAPSGTIDLPVAIANRSASLFYLERWEDCIKDIELAIKLGYPEKSRGKLYLRIVECYLKLNKRIQAARIISQLNNSNQYDMTNEQRERLQKMNEVILQSINTIDEINDVNRTCNIANITESPSQPKLKRLKSGENPNFRSASASIEVKYAPAKGRYVIANRNIKKGETLFVEDAFTFVLVNNNKDITHCHNCCKSCLDIPVPCTECVDTLFCNMSCWDEACLSHHRWICPASQMGLLRQVGITHLALKLLCVCATTANKEKFNDVQQLVTNFNKLAPGDVISYGITAIMLTLYLSKYTDFFKDINLKECLASKFSNDEFNIKCDLVTEDDKLLYVSSLLLRHILQLICNGHAITKINVTADDHENKLLVEEQIRIATAIYPSASMMNHSCDPNIINSFLDQTLIVKAIKDIKEGEEVFHCYGVDFRRMLKADRQEILENQYCFTCNCKACTMSEYDNFMKRFTAIKCPECSGPLLLCDDHDPPMLCSDCGSTVFELTYIYKAKQAQVHAKNYFKETEYYIREGNLEAAIVELKKCLSLRKSVLYKYHEDIIITLDLMGKLYASIDQRLPAINHLEHTIVAIEERYGSCSIELCNELNKITDICITYLQEESNTASKFYKNILKKTRRYLNDAHQILDIVYGPWHEVYNEIETKMVILFNILQNFNV, from the exons ATGTATTCTGGAAGAAACGTGGTCGAAATGCGTTGGGATAGCGTCATCGATTACTTGAACCATATTTTGGAACCGAATAAGCtccaaaatgatataaaaaatatgaaatgcgAAAGTGAGCTAATGTCTCGTTTATTGACCAATCAGCAGGTTAC GAAATTTCTATCTTCATGGTTAAGTAaactttatgataaaaaagagacaaggaaagaaagaaaaaatctggAGACATCAATGTCTTATAAGTCAGAAGggaacaaaaaatttcaatcaaaaaattatatcacatctctgaaattatatacaaaaagcgCAGTGTATGCTCCATCAGGTACCATAGATCTGCCAGTAGCAATCGCAAATAGATCAGCATCTTTGTTTTATTTGGAAAGATGGGAA gatTGCATCAAAGATATCGAACTGGCGATCAAATTAGGCTATCCAGAGAAGTCACGTGGCAAATTATATCTGCGTATAGTTGAGTGttacttgaaattaaataaaagaatacaaGCTGCTCGAATTATTTCTCAACTGAACAATTCAAATCAATATGATATGACAAATGAACAGAGGG agCGATTACAGAAAATGAATGAAGTAATACTGCAATCTATAAACACAATTGATGAGATAAACGATGTAAATCGTACATGCAACATTGCAAATATAACAGAATCTCCTTCACAACCTAAACTTAAACGCCTAAAATCTGGTGAAAATCCTAATTTTCGATCTGCATCTGCGAGTATAGAAGTAAAGTATGCTCCAGCAAAAGGAAGATATGTTATAGCTAatagaaatatcaaaaaaggTGAAACTCTTTTCGTTGAAGACGCATTTACCTTTGTGCTagtaaataacaataaagatATTACTCATTGTCACAATTGTTGCAAGAGCTGCCTTGATATTCCTGTACC aTGTACAGAGTGTGTAGAcactttattttgcaatatgagTTGTTGGGATGAGGCATGCTTATCCCATCATCGTTGGATATGTCCTGCCAGTCAAATGGGTCTTTTGCGGCAAGTTGGAATAACACATTTAGCTctgaaattattatgtgtgtgtgcaacTACGGCCAATAAGGAGAAATTTAATGATGTACAACAGCTAGTGaccaattttaataaacttgcGCCAGGCGACGTTATTTCGTATGGAATT aCGGCCATTATGCTTACATTGTATCTATCAAAGtatacagatttttttaaagatattaatcttAAGGAATGTTTAGCATCAAAGTTTTCTAATGAtgaattcaatattaaatgtgaCCTCGTGACAGAAGACGATAAACTATTGTATGTAAGTTCTTTATTGTTGAGGCATATACTGCAGCTTATTTGTAACGGACATGCTATCACGAAGATAAACGTGACAGCAGATGATCATGAAAATAAACTTCTTGTCGAAGAACAAATTAGAATAGCTACAGCAATTTATCCTTCTGCAAGTATGATGAATCATTCTTGTGAtcctaatataattaatag CTTCTTAGATCAGACTTTGATAGTTAAAGCTATAAAGGATATTAAAGAGGGTGAAGAAGTTTTTCATTGTTAtg GAGTTGATTTTAGAAGAATGTTGAAAGCAGATAGGCAAGAAATTCTGGAAAATCAATACTGTTTCACCTGTAATTGTAAAGCATGCACAATGTCAGAATATGACAATTTTATG aaaagatttactGCGATAAAGTGCCCTGAATGCAGTGGACCATTATTATTATGCGATGATCATGATCCTCCAATGCTTTGCTCAGATTGCGGATCAACAGTTTTCgaattaacttatatatataaagcaaagCAAGCACAAGTTCATGCTAAGAACTATTTCAAAGaaacagaatattatataagggAAGGAAATTTGGAGGCAGCAATTGTCGAGTTAAAGAAATGCTTGTCTCTTAGAAAAAgcgttttatacaaatatcatgaggatattattataactttggATTTGATGGGAAAATTATACGCTAGTATAG ATCAGCGGTTGCCTGCTATTAATCACCTTGAACATACCATCGTAGCGATTGAAGAGAGATATGGTTCTTGCAGCATAGAACTTTGCaacgaattaaataaaataacggaTATATGCATTACTTATTTGCAGGAGGAATCTAATACAGCATCGAAATTTTACAA aaatattttgaaaaaaacacgACGATATCTAAACGATGCTCATCAAATTCTAGATATCGTTTATGGTCCATGGCATGAagtttataatgaaattgaaaCAAAGATGGTGATCCTTTTcaacattttacaaaattttaatgtctGA
- the Ns4 gene encoding guanine nucleotide-binding protein-like 1: protein MPQGRRKTPYSGKAKKLQMQVKKQRQRILLATNQDDDEDERSSNASSVEYGRQVQQINKQPKDSKSSRNRYALQFFQETTEELRKRKEQALRSIEPVSLIDQEISDNYFPLEIDMPRRPPWDFNMTKEQLDIREQRYFTEYLKNITELNSLSYFELNLETWRQLWRVLEMSDILLIIVDIRYPVLMFPPYLYHYVTNELQKDMILVLNKVDLAPPALVVAWKEYFRSQYPKLHILMFTSYPTYNLRGNTNNEEGIKKRRRRGKLRMAAEGAQKLLEACKDIVKDKVDLSSWHEKIQEEMHSEYDLDDINHKDNVTIEKEDTTYFKHEKYKNGLLTIGCIGTPNVGKSSLMNALMGKKVVSVSRTPGHTKHFQTIYLTKTVCLCDCPGLVFPSTVPKQLQILMGSFPIAQVREPYTTVKFLAERMDLPKLLRIPHPENDDTWSAMDICEGWAIKRDFTTARAARLDTYRAANSLLRMALEGKICLYIYPPNWTSDKEKWENHSDVEIVRWIQARNQGDGPDTPEYISSEDEETYNEKQEQRSSRDATNNDSTESSSDENDMPLVTNKFSALSAEQ from the exons ATGCCTCAAGGAAGGCGAAAAACTCCGTACAGCGGGAAAGCCAAGAAGCTGCAAATGCAGGTTAAAAAGCAACGGCAACGAATTTTGCTAg CAACAAATCAAGATGACGATGAGGATGAGCGCTCTAGCAATGCGAGTAGTGTAGAATATGGGAGACAAGTACAACAGATAAATAAACAACCAAAAGATAGCAAGTCTTCAAGGAATAGATATGCactacaattttttcaagagaCCACGGAGGAATTGCGAAAACGCAAGGAACAAGCCTTAAGAAGTATTGAGCCTGTAAGCCTCATAGATCAAGAAATTTCCGACAATTATTTTCCACTTGAGATTGACATGCCAAGGCGGCCTCCATGGGATTTTAATATGACGAAAGAGCAATTAGATATAAGAGAACAGAGATATTTCACA gaATACTTAAAGAACATAACAGAATTAAATAGCTTGAGTTACTTTGAACTGAATTTAGAAACTTGGCGACAATTGTGGAGAGTCTTAGAAATGTCAGACATTCTGTTGATCATTGTCGATATCCGATATCCCGTTTTGATGTTTCctccatatttatatcattatgtaACAAATGAGTTGCAAAAAGATATGATTTTAGTGCTAAACAAAGTCGATCTAGCGCCTCCAGCCTTAGTAGTGGCTTGGAAGGAATATTTTCGTAGTCAATATCcaaaattacacattttaatgTTTACTTCGTATCCTACTTACAATCTTCGTGGTAATACGAACAACGAGGAAGGTATAAAGAAAAGACGTCGTAGGGGAAAATTACGAATGGCTGCGGAAGGAGCGCAAAAGTTGTTAGAGGCttgtaaagatattgtcaaagatAAGGTTGATCTAAGTTCCTGGCATGAGAAAATTCAGGAGGAGATGCATTCGGAGTACGATCTAGATGATATAAACCATAAAGATAATGTAACAATAGAGAAAGAAGATACTACTTACTTTAaacacgaaaaatataaaaatggacTTCTGACCATTGGATGCATCGGAACGCCAAATGTGGGAAAGTCATCTTTAATGAATGCATTGATGG GCAAAAAAGTTGTAAGCGTGTCTCGTACACCCGGCCATACTAAACATTTTCAAACTATTTACCTTACGAAGACCGTGTGCTTGTGCGATTGTCCTGGTTTAGTCTTTCCCTCAACTGTGCCAAAACAGTTACAGATATTAATGGGCTCATTTCCGATCGCTCAAGTCAGAGAACCATATACGACGGTAAAGTTTCTGGCTGAAAGAATGGATTTACCGAAATTGTTGAGAATTCCTCATCCAGAGAATGATGATACGTGGTCCGCTATGGATATCTGCGAAGGTTGGGCtattaaaagagattttacaACAGCCCGAGCGGCTAGATTGGACACGTATAGAGCGGCAAATTCATTGCTACGAATGGCGTTAGAAGGAAAGATTTGCTTGTACATATATCCGCCAAATTGGACTAGTGATAAAG AAAAATGGGAAAATCATTCAGATGTTGAAATAGTAAGATGGATTCAAGCTAGAAATCAAGGAGATGGTCCCGATACACCTGAATATATATCTTCTGAAGACGAAGAAACATACAACGAAAAGCAAGAGCAAAGATCTTCTCGAGATGCAACGAATAATGATTCAACAGAATCGTCGAGCGACGAAAACGATATGCCGCTTGTAACTAATAAGTTCTCAGCGTTATCTGCAGAACAATAa